A genomic window from Hyla sarda isolate aHylSar1 chromosome 8, aHylSar1.hap1, whole genome shotgun sequence includes:
- the INHBB gene encoding inhibin beta B chain: MALPVRSSAPRLSTMALPVRSSAPRLSTMALPVRSSAPRLSTMALPVRSSAPRLSTMALPVGSPAPRLSTMALPVRSPAPRLSTMALPVRSPAPRLSTMALPVRSPAPRLSTMALPVRSPAPRLSTMALPVRSPAPRLRTMVLPVRSSAPRLSSVAHRDRSSAPRLSSVAHRDRSSAPRLSSPLLLLAILVVSAAGSPTAAPDPPASSPDTCASCGLRPPEDPAGLEQDFLEAVKRHILTRLQMRERPNITHAVPRAAMLTALRKLHAGRLREDGRLEIPSLDGHGMSGPDSPEHGATSEIISFAEADDATASRVQLTFIISNEGNQNLFVFQSNLWLYLKLPEVLEKSGRRKIRIKLHFQDPANPAKMSLVEKRVDIRRSGWHTFPLTDTIQALFEKGDRRLNLEVQCDGCEEWSVNPVYVDPGEESHRPFLVVHARLADNKHRIRKRGLECDGRTNLCCRQQFYIDFRLIGWNDWIIAPSGYYGNYCEGSCPAYLAGVPGSASSFHTAVVNQYRMRGLNPGTVNSCCIPTKLSTMSMLYFDDEYNIVKRDVPNMIVEECGCA; the protein is encoded by the exons ATGGCTCTCCCGGTTAGATCGTCAGCTCCGCGGCTCAGCACCATGGCTCTACCGGTTAGATCGTCAGCTCCGCGGCTCAGCACCATGGCTCTCCCGGTTAGATCGTCAGCTCCGCGGCTCAGCACCATGGCTCTCCCGGTTAGATCGTCAGCTCCGCGGCTCAGCACCATGGCTCTCCCGGTTGGATCGCCAGCTCCGCGGCTCAGCACCATGGCTCTCCCGGTTAGATCGCCAGCTCCGCGGCTCAGCACCATGGCTCTCCCGGTTAGATCGCCAGCTCCGCGGCTCAGCACCATGGCTCTCCCGGTTAGATCGCCAGCTCCGCGGCTCAGCACCATGGCTCTCCCGGTTAGATCGCCAGCTCCGCGGCTCAGCACCATGGCTCTCCCGGTTAGATCGCCAGCTCCGCGGCTCAGGACTATGGTTCTTCCGGTTAGATCGTCAGCTCCGCGGCTCAGTTCCGTGGCTCACCGGGATAGATCGTCAGCTCCGCGGCTCAGTTCCGTGGCTCACCGGGATAGATCATCAGCTCCGCGGCTCAGCTCCCCGCTCCTCTTGCTTGCCATCCTGGTCGTGTCTGCCGCAGGCAGCCCCACAGCAGCTCCCGATCCTCCTGCCTCCTCCCCGGACACCTGTGCATCCTGCGGGCTGCGGCCCCCGGAGGACCCCGCTGGGCTGGAGCAGGACTTTTTGGAGGCGGTGAAGCGCCACATTCTCACCCGGCTACAGATGCGGGAGCGGCCGAACATCACCCATGCTGTGCCCCGGGCCGCCATGCTGACAGCCCTGAGGAAGCTGCACGCCGGGCGCCTGCGGGAGGACGGGCGCCTGGAGATCCCCAGCCTGGACGGGCACGGAATGTCCGGCCCCGACAGCCCCGAGCACGGAGCCACCTCCGAGATCATCAGCTTCGCAGAGGCAG ATGATGCCACAGCTTCCAGAGTCCAACTCACATTCATCATTTCCAATGAAGGAAACCAGAACTTGTTCGTCTTTCAGTCTAACCTTTGGCTGTACCTCAAGCTTCCTGAAGTCTTGGAAAAGAGCGGAAGACGCAAAATCCGGATAAAACTTCATTTCCAAGATCCTGCTAACCCGGCCAAAATGAGCCTGGTGGAGAAGAGAGTGGATATCAGAAGGAGTGGTTGGCACACGTTTCCCTTGACTGACACCATCCAAGCTCTTTTTGAGAAGGGTGATCGTAGACTTAACTTAGAAGTGCAGTGTGATGGCTGTGAGGAATGGTCTGTAAACCCAGTGTATGTGGATCCAGGGGAGGAATCCCACCGCCCATTTTTGGTGGTTCATGCTAGACTTGCGGATAATAAGCATCGGATACGTAAAAGaggtcttgagtgtgatggaCGTACAAACCTGTGTTGCAGGCAACAGTTTTATATTGACTTTCGCCTCATTGGGTGGAATGACTGGATCATAGCACCATCGGGTTACTATGGCAATTACTGTGAGGGGAGCTGCCCTGCCTACTTGGCTGGCGTACCGGGCTCTGCCTCGTCCTTTCACACCGCAGTGGTGAATCAGTACAGGATGAGGGGTCTGAATCCAGGGACAGTAAACTCCTGTTGTATTCCAACAAAATTAAGTACAATGTCCATGCTGTACTTCGACGACGAGTACAATATTGTCAAGAGGGACGTTCCTAACATGATCGTGGAGGAATGTGGATGTGCGTGA